The Zerene cesonia ecotype Mississippi chromosome 14, Zerene_cesonia_1.1, whole genome shotgun sequence genome window below encodes:
- the LOC119831897 gene encoding putative phosphatidate phosphatase, with protein sequence MSSTCDQTQRAAYTSAEATQHHSQRPKLLVHVDAQLGGRDSHHEEFEAHFIYPLCKPVPINTVADHSFITEFRCTGADATASNMKDMRLSFPSAHSGFAMYCAVFFIFYIQVKAKWRGSKLLRHVAQYAVLMAAWYVGLSRVVDHMHHWSDVAVGFAVGAAFAALTFIYVYAPNKRIRRESWITEPSTQPEMLPRPVLMTHSN encoded by the exons ATGTCTTCGACGTGTGACCAGACTCAGCGGGCTGCGTATACGTCCGCGGAAGCGACGCAACACCACTCCCAGCGGCCAAAACTCCTCGTCCATGTAGACGCTCAGCTTGGCGGCAGGGACTCTCACCACGAAGAATTTGAAGCTCACTTTATTTATCCT cTCTGCAAGCCAGTGCCCATAAATACCGTGGCCGACCACTCCTTCATAACCGAGTTCAGATGTACAGGCGCGGACGCCACCGCCAGCAATATGAAGGATATGCGACTATCCTTCCCCAGTGCTCACTCTGGCTTTGCTATGTACTGCGCTGTTTTCTTCATT TTCTACATACAAGTGAAGGCAAAATGGCGCGGCTCGAAGCTACTGCGGCACGTAGCGCAGTATGCCGTGCTGATGGCTGCGTGGTACGTGGGGCTCTCGCGGGTGGTGGACCACATGCACCACTGGAGCGACGTAGCTGTGGGCTTCGCGGTTGGCGCTGCTTTTGCAGCTCTTACT ttCATCTACGTGTATGCACCAAATAAACGCATTCGCAGAGAATCCTGGATTACGGAACCATCCACGCAACCGGAGATGTTACCTCGCCCTGTACTTATGACACatagcaattaa